The Salvia miltiorrhiza cultivar Shanhuang (shh) chromosome 1, IMPLAD_Smil_shh, whole genome shotgun sequence genome has a window encoding:
- the LOC130991653 gene encoding inactive protein kinase SELMODRAFT_444075: protein MSRELKKGEKVEKGSAMAEKVVVAVKAAKEIPKTALVWALTHVVQPGDCITLLVVISSHSSGRKLWGFPRFAGDCASGHRRSNSGTNAELKSDITDYCSQMILQLHDVYDPNKINVKIKLVSGTPCGAVAAEAKKNQANWVVLDKHLKNEEKRCMEELQCNIVVMKRSQPKVLRLNLVGTARKEQEAVSSDDNQSSEKKENRKDCLNPTRGPLVTPSSSPETFTATEAGTSSVSSSDPGTSPFFITDVKDGLKKEKLLVTKQEREIDESSSDSESETLSSSSSLRFQPWMADIVSSRCQSMDHIGESSGRYSTRMQNPATKALLDKLCKHDDEAGFRSPSYRSNLDFSGSLREAISLSRSAPLGPPPLCSICQHKTPVFGKPPRWFTYAELEHATGGFSQANFLAEGGYGSVHRGVLPDGQTIAVKQHKLASSQGDQEFCSEVEVLSCAQHRNVVMLIGFCIEDGRRLLVYEYICNGSLDSHLYGRHQNTLPWTARQKVAVGAARGLRYLHEECRVGCIVHRDMRPNNILLTHDFEPLVGDFGLARWQPDGETGVETRVIGTFGYLAPEYAQSGQITEKADVYSFGVVLVELVTGRKAVDLNRPKGQQCLTEWARPLLEAYAVDELVDPRLRNNYSEGEVYCMLHAASLCIRRDPQARPRMSQVLRILEGDGMDSGQLMTPGFDVGSRSGRIWSDQHQHHVPNELSGRLSSNLSLN from the exons ATGAGTAGAGAGTTGAAGAAAGGGGAAAAGGTTGAAAAGGGTTCTGCCATGGCTGAGAAGGTTGTGGTGGCTGTTAAGGCAGCTAAAGAGATTCCTAAGACTGCTCTGGTTTGGGCTCTGACTCATGTTGTTCAGCCTGGGGATTGCATTACTCTTCTTGTAGTCATATCTTCACATAGTTCTG GTAGGAAATTATGGGGCTTCCCGAGATTCGCTGGAGATTGTGCTAGTGGTCACAGGAGATCAAACTCTGGTACAAATGCAGAACTGAAATCTGATATCACAGATTATTGCTCTCAAATGATTCTTCAGCTTCATGATGTTTATGATCCAAATAAA ATCAATGTGAAGATAAAGCTCGTCTCTGGGACGCCATGTGGAGCAGTCGCTGCAGAGGCGAAGAAAAACCAAGCAAATTGGGTTGTCTTGGACAA ACATCTTAAAAATGAGGAAAAGCGTTGTATGGAGGAACTGCAATGCAACATTGTTGTCATGAAGCGCTCGCAACCGAAGGTTCTACGACTGAATTTGGTAGGGACAGCTAGAAAGGAGCAAGAAGCAGTCAGCTCCGACGATAACCAGTCTTCTGAGAAAAAAGAGAACAGAAAGGATTGCCTGAATCCCACTCGTGGGCCCCTTGTTACCCCGTCAAGTAGCCCGGAGACATTCACCGCCACTGAAGCTGGAACGTCGTCAGTTTCAAGCTCCGATCCTGGAACCTCGCCTTTCTTCATCACTGACGTGAAGGATGGCCTTAAGAAAGAGAAACTGCTCGTTACTAAACAAGAACGAGAAATCGATGAATCTAGTTCGGATTCTGAAAGTGAGACCCTGTCTTCGTCTTCGAGTTTGAGGTTTCAGCCGTGGATGGCGGATATTGTCAGTTCGCGCTGTCAGTCCATGGATCATATCGGAGAAAGCTCTGGGCGATATAGTACTCGTATGCAAAACCCTGCTACCAAAGCTCTGCTTGATAAGTTGTGTAAGCATGACGATGAAGCTGGCTTTCGATCCCCAAGCTACCGGTCGAATCTTGACTTCAGCGGCAGTTTGAGAGAAGCTATTTCACTGTCGAGATCAGCTCCACTCGGGCCTCCACCGTTGTGTTCTATATGTCAACACAAGACACCCGTATTTGGGAAGCCTCCTAGGTGGTTCACTTATGCAGAACTGGAGCATGCAACCGGAGGGTTTTCACAAGCAAACTTCTTAGCTGAGGGCGGTTATGGATCTGTCCATAGAGGGGTCCTCCCCGATGGCCAGACGATTGCGGTCAAGCAGCACAAGCTGGCGAGTTCTCAAGGCGATCAAGAGTTCTGCTCGGAAGTTGAAGTCCTAAGTTGCGCTCAGCACCGGAATGTGGTTATGTTGATTGGCTTCTGCATTGAGGATGGCAGGAGATTATTGGTGTATGAATACATCTGCAACGGATCTCTCGATTCTCATCTTTATG GACGCCATCAGAATACGCTACCTTGGACTGCTCGACAGAAGGTCGCAGTTGGAGCAGCTCGTGGGCTGCGGTATCTTCACGAAGAATGCAGGGTTGGTTGCATCGTGCACCGAGACATGCGGCCCAATAACATTCTCCTTACTCATGATTTTGAACCCTTG GTGGGAGACTTTGGTCTAGCTAGATGGCAACCCGATGGGGAGACAGGAGTCGAAACCAGAGTAATCGGAACTTTCGG GTACTTGGCACCTGAGTACGCTCAGAGTGGTCAGATCACAGAAAAAGCGGACGTCTACTCATTTGGTGTCGTGTTGGTGGAGTTGGTCACTGGGCGCAAAGCAGTCGACCTCAACAGACCTAAGGGCCAGCAGTGCCTCACGGAATGG GCGCGACCATTATTGGAAGCTTATGCTGTCGATGAGTTGGTAGATCCGAGGCTGAGAAACAACTACTCAGAGGGCGAGGTTTACTGTATGTTGCATGCTGCATCATTGTGCATACGTCGGGACCCTCAAGCAAGGCCTCGTATGTCTCAG GTGCTTCGAATTCTGGAAGGCGATGGGATGGATTCCGGTCAGCTGATGACACCGGGGTTTGATGTGGGCAGCCGGAGCGGAAGGATATGGTCTGATCAACATCAACACCACGTGCCAAATGAATTGTCTGGGCGACTTAGCTCGAACCTTTCTCTCAACTAA